The Candidatus Bathyarchaeia archaeon DNA segment CCTTATGTGGCAACGGCTTCGCCTTACTATTGGCGCGACTTGCTTGTGAAGGTCAGAAAGGGCTTGGAAGTGAATGGACCAGCGTTTTTGCATGTGTTTGCGCCTTGCCCACGTGGATGGAGAAGCGACCCAGCTAAGTCGATTGAGCTTTCACGTTTGGCTGTGGAAACATGCATATTTCCGTTGTGGGAAGCCGTAAACGGCGAGTATCAGCTTTCAACGCCGAGCAAAGTTTTCGCTTTGGCTCCGCAAAAGAAGAAGCCGGTCAAGGAGTATTTGCAGGTGCAGGGACGATTTAGACATTTGTTCACGCCGAAATTTGAGAAATTAACCGAGGAAATCCAGCGAGTAACAGATGAACGGTGGAAACGCCTACTTAAAAAATGCGGAATGTAAACCTTAATTTTCTCTTTCTTTTCGTAATAGTATGATTGGAGAAAACAGTATTGAGAATTGTGCCTCTAAACGAGAGTTGTGAAAAAGTTTTCTGGAGCCATGTTAACCAAGACCCAGCGAATTACTATTTCTTTATTTTCGACTGGAAACAACGCAGAGACCAAACTAGAATTTTGATGGCAATAGAAGGCGAAAATGTTGAAGGACTAATGCTGATTTACAGAGACGCAATTGTCCAACTGAGAGGCAACCGTGAAGCTGTTAAGACACTTTTAGGCAGTCTTGACTTGGACAAGGTTGAGTTGCAAGCGCCTTTGGAATGCGAAGATTTGGTGCTTAGAAAGTATAAGCTTACTTTTCGGGTTGAGATGATGTTGATGCGTTTACTGGAAGGGGAAGAACACATTCAAGTTGGACATGAACCCGAGAGGCTCACGGTTGAGGATGCAGAGGAAATCGCGGATTTAATGCGAAGTACGAATCCTGAATGGTGGGGCGACATAACAGCTGAGATGCAGAAGAAAATGATGGAAGACGCGTTGTGGCTGGGAATAAAACGTGACGGCAAAATTGTTTCAGTTGGCAGTACTCGGTTGACAGATTTTGGATGCAATATTGGCATAGTGGCTACGCACGAACAATACAGAAATATGGGTTACGCAACATCCATAGTCTCTGCGCTATTGAAAGAAATCTTGAAAACGTCATCCACAGCGTTGATTCACGTGTTAAGCGATAATGCCCCAGCCGTCCATGTTTACTCAAAAGTCGGCTTCAAACCATACAAAACTTACCTTTTCATAAGAGGAGAAAAAACAAAAGAATAAAGTTGAGCAATCTCATTTAGGCGTTTTCTTTCAGGTATTTTTCTATTTCGTTTTCTGCGTTGTCTGCTTTTATGAATATGGGCACGTTTTCCATGCCAGTAGCGATGTAGCTTGACAAGAGCCATTCGCCTGGTGCGAATTCTAAAGTCTTCTCAAGTATGCCTTTGTCTAGCATGAAGGTTTCGCTTATTACTTGGCGGTCGTATGGACGTGGCAAAGTGCCCACAAAATAGGTGTGGAGCTGTTGTAGTGCGTTTGTGTTCAGATAAGCAACACGTTGTGTGGCTATGCATGCGCCCAAACCATATTTTCTGCCTTGTCTAAGCAAAGTCTCAACATGCACGGAGCATTTGGCTTCTATGCCTGATGCGTTGCTTGGGATAAACTCTTGTGCCTCGTCGAAAACGAGCAGTATGTAGGGTTTGACTTGGAATCGGCGTTTTCTGCGAACAAGCAAATCTTGCGTTAGGGTTAACACTAAATCTTTTATTGTGTAGGGGTCGGCAATTGAGATGCAAACAAGCCTTGTCTTCTTGTCTTCTAGCAAATCTCTGATTTTTTCAATCGCTAAACCGCCCGTGTCTGTCTCCTCAATTTCATCTTTCCTTCTTATTCTGTCGATGAGCATGTTTCTTGTTGTTCCCCAAGCGTATAATCCGCTTTTTTCGTGAACTTTGAACTCTTCAACTTTGGCTCTTGCAACTTCGTCGATATAGTTGACGAAGTCTTCGGTTACTTCCTGATTCTCCATGGCTGCGTGTTCTTCCATGTACGCTAAAATTGCGTCGTGAATTTCGTCAATAGCGTTAATGTAGTTTGGCTTGTCTGATGCGCCTCTTCTTTGCTCGTTTAGCTCGTCCATGAACTGGCTGTATGTTGGAACTTTGCGTCTTGGTCTTCTGTAATATGCGAGTTTGCCTTGCTCCATTATCTGCTGTAATCCCGTTTTGATTCGCTCGTCTGTCTCATACTCTCTCGGCTTCACAACAGAGTTGAAAAACTGCTCTAAAGATTCAATCTTGTTTTCCATGATAACTTTTGCTGGAAAAGCTGGGTCGGCAAGCAAATCCAAAAGCAAGAACACGTATTCACAGCTTATGTCAAAAACTAAAACTTTCGTGTCGCTTGTGTGCAACAGAATCCTTCGCAGAATGTTCGACATCAAATTGCTTTTTCCGCCACCTGTGAAAGCAAAAACGCCAAAATGATAACGCACAAGCTTTTCAAAGTCCACGTAAATGGGAATCACGGTTTCGCTTGCCTGGAACATTTTTATCAATCCAAGCCTCGGGTCGACTCTCGCGTCTTGCACAGTCTTGGACGGGTCAATGCCGAAAGCTTGAGCTATTTTTTGGTTATACATGCGATTTATCATTTCACTGTTTAATATGTAGACTTGGCTTCCAACAACTGGGTAAGAGAAGCCCTTAACAAACTGGAAATCGCATTTCTCATTCAAAATTAAATCATAATTTATTGGTATCGCGTCTATCTGAATCATCATCGTAGACTTGTCGTCCGTCTGCCAATCTTCTTCGGACTGCTCAATAATCTCAAACTGCATTGGATAGTAGCCATGGTCAGATAAACCACGCAAGCCGAAATGTTCTGGCCAAACGCGGCTAATCTCCATGAGCGTAAAACGCTCTTCGCCTTGACCAGTTTGCTTAAAATTCTTAACAGCCAAAAGCATTCCTTCCTCTAGCAAGCCCATCAAATCCTTTTGGTATTCAACTTTGACGCGGCATTGATAACGTGCGCTTGTGCCAGCAAGCTTCGACTCTTCAGTGGCACCAAAATATCTCGGAACCACTGCCGCCAGTCTCGCGTGAAACCTACCGTCAAAATCTGTAAAGCAAAACGTGTTCAACCTGTTTTCTTTCTGCGCATTCAAGACATTGTTCGCCTCTGAAATTATGATGTGTATAGATTACCTTTTCAATTTAAGCTATTCCCGTCCAATACAGAAGCGCATTATACTCAAGTTATAACCAGAAATTCAAGGTATATTTTAGAATTGAAATATTTTTCACATTATCATTAATATGACCACCTCTCTCCTAAAAATATCCTATACTCTTTTGGGGTTGTAACCAAACGACTGGAATAATTTTAGAACTAGGCTTGC contains these protein-coding regions:
- a CDS encoding GNAT family N-acetyltransferase; this translates as MPLNESCEKVFWSHVNQDPANYYFFIFDWKQRRDQTRILMAIEGENVEGLMLIYRDAIVQLRGNREAVKTLLGSLDLDKVELQAPLECEDLVLRKYKLTFRVEMMLMRLLEGEEHIQVGHEPERLTVEDAEEIADLMRSTNPEWWGDITAEMQKKMMEDALWLGIKRDGKIVSVGSTRLTDFGCNIGIVATHEQYRNMGYATSIVSALLKEILKTSSTALIHVLSDNAPAVHVYSKVGFKPYKTYLFIRGEKTKE
- a CDS encoding ATP-binding protein, which codes for MNAQKENRLNTFCFTDFDGRFHARLAAVVPRYFGATEESKLAGTSARYQCRVKVEYQKDLMGLLEEGMLLAVKNFKQTGQGEERFTLMEISRVWPEHFGLRGLSDHGYYPMQFEIIEQSEEDWQTDDKSTMMIQIDAIPINYDLILNEKCDFQFVKGFSYPVVGSQVYILNSEMINRMYNQKIAQAFGIDPSKTVQDARVDPRLGLIKMFQASETVIPIYVDFEKLVRYHFGVFAFTGGGKSNLMSNILRRILLHTSDTKVLVFDISCEYVFLLLDLLADPAFPAKVIMENKIESLEQFFNSVVKPREYETDERIKTGLQQIMEQGKLAYYRRPRRKVPTYSQFMDELNEQRRGASDKPNYINAIDEIHDAILAYMEEHAAMENQEVTEDFVNYIDEVARAKVEEFKVHEKSGLYAWGTTRNMLIDRIRRKDEIEETDTGGLAIEKIRDLLEDKKTRLVCISIADPYTIKDLVLTLTQDLLVRRKRRFQVKPYILLVFDEAQEFIPSNASGIEAKCSVHVETLLRQGRKYGLGACIATQRVAYLNTNALQQLHTYFVGTLPRPYDRQVISETFMLDKGILEKTLEFAPGEWLLSSYIATGMENVPIFIKADNAENEIEKYLKENA